The following coding sequences lie in one Montipora foliosa isolate CH-2021 chromosome 11, ASM3666993v2, whole genome shotgun sequence genomic window:
- the LOC137975242 gene encoding uncharacterized protein, which translates to MIKRSKERYERELAGPNEQRRKTALPSTSQLTRSKTTPYNRDVCFFCDKAAGYREQLRTVSTKSAGKSLHDAIEITGNDKLRVKLSTAVDLKDAHAIDIKYHKKCWGNNISTVLRRQSADTTPSEASIAAEIAAKIEFLTTTEIALKSGKVLIMSELQAAYDSILKENGVDNKTCSRKVLKQLMQSEIEEVEFHKSKRVNESERVTIKATRDAAVQLSNQESDVNDAMKTLYDAALYLRKCINQSKKWVFKGSCRWLVMI; encoded by the exons ATGATAAAAAGATCAAAGGAGAG GTATGAACGAGAACTTGCTGGTCCAAATGAGCAAAGACGAAAAACAGCACTGCCTTCAACCTCTCAGCTTACACGTTCTAAGACAACTCCTTACAATAGGGACGTGTGTTTCTTTTGTGATAAGGCCGCGGGGTATAGAGAACAACTCAGAACTGTTAGCACCAAATCTGCTGGCAAGTCACTTCATGATGCGATAGAAATTACAGGCAATGACAAGCTTCGAGTTAAACTGTCTACTGCAGTGGATTTAAAAGATGCACATGCTATTGATATAAAATATCATAAAAAGTGCTggggaaataatatttcaactgtGCTTCGTCGGCAATCAGCTGACACTACACCATCAGAAGCTTCTATAGCTGCAGAAATAGCAGCAAAAATAGAGTTTCTCACAACAACCGAGATAGCGTTAAAGAGTGGCAAAGTGTTGATCATGTCAGAGCTACAGGCTGCTTACGATAGTATTCTGAAGGAAAATGGCGTAGACAATAAGACCTGCAGTCGTAAAGTGCTTAAACAGCTCATGCAGAGTGAGATTGAAGAAGTTGAGTTTCATAAATCAAAACGAGTTAATGAGTCCGAGAGAGTAACCATAAAGGCAACAAGAGATGCAGCTGTACAGTTGTCAAACCAGGAAAGTGATGTAAATGATGCTATGAAGACACTGTATGACGCCGCATTGTATTTAAGAAAGTGTATCAACCAGTCCAAAAAGTGGGTGTTCAAGGGATCATGCAGATGGCTCGTCATGATCTAA